The following proteins are encoded in a genomic region of Hippocampus zosterae strain Florida chromosome 2, ASM2543408v3, whole genome shotgun sequence:
- the olfml3a gene encoding olfactomedin-like protein 3B, which translates to MKLVFILLLSTTGMLCGAQFYYQALMDYLENRLLAIEDHMHLWQEQSRQYHKELQDLHKRSKRTIEGLAQEHSMLSTDVEAAVTRLNRVEQNVDFVESQTSPRACANQADRVLEQGVWSQEESRGEEEEDWEELPSRVTDCVEIISAIRSVKILKRVGGSKGVWLRDPRSSKVYVFNGTAGDTIYQFDSVKEFLQGSPGVALGRPIRLPSNWKGSGVAVYNGYLYYIQEGEDMNVVRYDIIGGRLMDVAILPMESRATVYSLNPETVADLAVDDQGLWLLYASGETQPNINLAKMDPVSLDIEQIWDTHCPRENSEAAFIVCGVVYVVYNTPQTIRSRVQCVFDVNDKVVSEEAPLFYFPRRYGGHASLKYNAEEKQIYSWDDGYQILYRLTTKRKMLV; encoded by the exons ATGAAGCTGGTGTTCATCCTGTTACTTTCCACAACCGGGATGCTGTGTGGAGCTCAGTTCTACTACCAGGCGCTGATGGACTATCTGGAGAACAGATTGTTGGCTATTGAG gaCCACATGCACTTGTGGCAAGAGCAGTCACGGCAATACCACAAGGAACTTCAGGATTTACACAAACGGTCCAAGAGGACTATAGAGGGTCTGGCGCAAGAACACAGCATGCTATCCACCGATGTGGAGGCAGCTGTGACCCGATTGAATCGGGTGGAGCAAAACGTGGACTTTGTGGAAAGCCAGACATCCCCAAGGGCTTGTGCAAACCAGGCGgaccgggtgttggagcagggaGTGTGGAGCCAGGAGGAGAGTCggggagaggaggaagaagactgGGAGGAGCTGCCCTCTAGAGTGACTG actgcgtggaaatcaTCTCTGCCATCCGGTCGGTGAAGATCCTGAAACGAGTGGGTGGTTCTAAGGGTGTGTGGCTCCGGGACCCCCGGTCATCCAAGGTCTACGTATTTAACGGGACAGCGGGGGACACCATCTACCAGTTTGACTCTGTCAAGGAGTTTCTTCAGGGCTCTCCGGGTGTCGCCCTCGGTCGGCCGATCAGGCTGCCGTCCAATTGGAAGGGCAGTGGCGTCGCTGTTTACAACGGTTATCTGTATTACATCCAGGAGGGGGAAGACATGAATGTGGTCAGGTATGACATCATTGGTGGCAGGCTCATGGATGTAGCCATTCTCCCCATGGAGAGCCGAGCTACTGTTTACAGCCTCAACCCCGAGACGGTAGCAGATCTCGCAGTGGATGACCAAGGCCTCTGGCTTCTCTATGCCAGCGGTGAGACCCAACCAAACATCAACCTCGCAAAAATGGATCCCGTCTCTCTGGATATCGAGCAAATCTGGGACACCCACTGCCCGAGGGAGAATTCGGAGGCGGCTTTCATTGTCTGTGGCGTCGTCTACGTTGTTTACAACACACCGCAGACCATTCGCTCTCGGGTCCAGTGTGTGTTTGATGTCAATGACAAGGTGGTGAGTGAGGAGGCACCCCTCTTTTATTTCCCCCGACGGTATGGAGGACACGCCAGTCTCAAGTACAACGCCGAGGAGAAACAAATCTACAGCTGGGACGATGGCTACCAAATCCTCTACAGGCTCACGACCAAAAGGAAAATGCTGGTTTGA